One genomic window of Struthio camelus isolate bStrCam1 chromosome 1, bStrCam1.hap1, whole genome shotgun sequence includes the following:
- the EMSY gene encoding BRCA2-interacting transcriptional repressor EMSY isoform X1: MPVVWPTLLDLSRDECKRILRKLELEAYAGVISALRAQGDLTKEKKDLLGELSKVLSISTERHRAEVRRAVNDERLTTIAHNMSGPNSSSEWSIEGRRLVPLMPRLVPQTAFTVTANAVANAAVQHNASLPVPAETGNKEVVVCYSYTSTTSTPTSTPVPSGSVATVKSPRPASPASNVVVLPSGSTVYVKSVSCSDDDEKPRKRRRTNSSSSSPVLLKEVPKAVTPVTKTITVPVSGSPKMSNIMQSIANSLPPHMSPVKITFTKPSTQTTNTTTQKVIIVTTSPSSTFVPNILSKSHNYAAVTKLVPTSVIASTTQKQPVVITASQSSLVSSSSSSSCSAPSCTANTIAVTAVVSSTPSVVMSTVAQGVSTSAIKVASTRLPSPKGLVGNPTQILAQFPKQHQQSPKQQLHQIQQAQQQQQQQQQQQQQQQLAQSSVAQQQPQQSQLPPGIKPTIQIKQESGVKIITQQVQPSKILPKPVTATLPSSSNSPIMVVSSNGTIMTTKLVTTPTGTQATYTRPTVSPSLGARMAGTPGAATYVKTTSGSIITVVPKSLATLGGKIISSNIVSGTTTKITTIPMTSKPNVIVVQKTTGKGTTIQGLPGKNVVTTLLNAGGEKTIQAVPAGAKPAIITATRPITKMIVTQPKGIGSTVQPATKIIPTKIVYGQQGKTQVLIKPKPVTFQATVVSEQTRQLVTETLQQASRVAETGNSSLPEVKEEPQTYTDSSSSSTESSQSSQDSQPVVHVIASRSQDWSEHEIAVDTSPTIIYQDVSGESQSATSTIKALLELQQTTAVKEKLESKPRQPTIDLSQMAVPIQMTQEKRHSPESPSIAVVESELVAEYITTDSGRQHCIGSHSEEYLHNHIVSHRSQPHQQSSQPQRTLLQHVAQSQTATQTSVVVKSIPASSTGAITHIMQQALSSHSAFTKHSEQLGTEEGEVEEMDTLDPQTGLFYRSALTQSQAQKQQKLSQPQLEQTQLQVKTLQCFQTKQKQTIHLQADQIQHKLPQMPQLSIRHQKLTPLQQEQAQTKPDAQHPPHHMMAKERQLPTLVAQPQQTVVQVLAVKTTQQLPKLQQAPTAQKIYVQPQPPQSQMQLPASSEKQPASQVQHPIKTHGSTVTKITFEGHQPPSVSKVAGGSSVPKLALPVTSLFPTQASVKTAVADILRMSMMEAQIDASIERMIVDPQSKARSTSKVASEAESSPCTQVPRVTAVGMTATSIPQQQKSKESSSSPPAVGPTLTERKLDAQGMPTTNQFIHIQNISQKKAEESSSEIVIQTIPQYSIPCHSSSNVVVEPSGLLELNNFTSQRLDDEETAMEQEVDSSTEDGTEPSPSQSSAEQS; encoded by the exons TATTTCAACAGAGCGACATCGTGCTGAAGTTCGGAGAGCAGTAAATGATGAACGACTAACGACTATTGCACACAA TATGTCTGGACCAAATAGCTCTTCAGAATGGTCTATAGAAGGTCGTCGACTGGTGCCACTGATGCCACGGCTCGTTCCGCAAACAGCTTTTACTGTTACAGCTAATGCCGTTGCCAATGCAGCTGTTCAGCACAATGCATCTCTTCCAGTTCCTGCAGAAACCGGAAACAAAGAAG tggTGGTTTGCTATTCCTACACAAGTACCACTTCAACCCCAACATCTACCCCTGTTCCAAGTGGCAGTGTAGCAACAGTGAAGTCCCCCAGACCTGCCAGTCCAGCCTCCAATGTAGTCGTCTTGCCAAGTGGAAGTACTGTTTACGTCAAAA GTGTCAGCTGCTCAGATGATGATGAAAAGCCTCGCAAAAGACGGCGAACTAATTCTTCTAGTTCCTCCCCTGTTCTCCTGAAGGAAGTCCCGAAAGCAGTGACTCCTGTCACTAAAACTATCACAGTGCCTGTAAGTGGCAGCCCGAAGATGAGTAATATAATGCAGAGCATTGCCAACTCCTTACCACCACACATGTCGCCTGTGAAAATAACCTTCACTAAGCCCTCAACACAGACAACAAACACGACAACACAGAAG gtgATAATAGTAACCACCTCTCCAAGCTCAACTTTTGTACCCAACATCCTTTCAAAGTCCCACAACTATGCAGCAGTTACGAAACTTGTCCCAACGTCAGTCATTGCCTCAACTACTCAAAAGCAACCAGTGGTTATAACTGCATCTCAGTCCTCTCTGGtcagtagcagcagcagtagtagCTGTTCCGCTCCTTCCTGTACAGCAAATACTATTGCGGTGACTGCTGTGGTATCATCAACACCGTCAGTAGTGATGTCAACAGTAGCACAAG GTGTGTCTACATCAGCGATTAAAGTTGCCTCTACCAGACTACCTTCCCCAAAAGGTTTAGTTGGGAACCCAACTCAGATTTTAGCACAGTTTCCCAAACAGCATCAACAGTCCCCAAAACAGCAACTGCACCAAATACAGCAGgcccaacaacaacagcagcagcagcagcagcagcaacaacagcagcagctggcgCAGTCTTCTGTAGCTCAACAGCAGCCACAGCAATCTCAGTTGCCGCCTGGCATCAAGCCCACCATTCAGATCAAACAGGAATCAG GTGTTAAAATAATCACTCAACAGGTGCAACCCAGTAAAATCCTTCCCAAACCAGTTACAGCGACCTTGCCCAGCAGTAGCAATTCACCTATTATGGTGGTTAGCAGTAATGGGACTATCATGACAACTAAACTGGTCACTACTCCCACTG GAACTCAAGCAACGTATACACGGCCAACAGTTAGCCCCTCTCTAGGGGCTCGGATGGCTGGAACTCCAGGGGCCGCTACTTATGTGAAAACTACGAGTGGTAGCATCATTACGGTAGTACCGAAATCACTGGCTACGCTGGGAGGCAAGATTATCAGCAGTAATATTGTTTCAG GAACTACAACCAAAATCACTACAATTCCAATGACATCCAAGCCTAATGTGATTGTTGTGCAAAAGACTACTGGAAAAGGAACTACAATTCAAGGGCTTCCAGGCAAAAATGTTGTCACAACGTTGTTAAATGCTGGG GGGGAGAAAACTATTCAGGCAGTGCCAGCAGGAGCAAAACCTGCTATCATCACTGCCACAAGACCCATCACAAAAATGATTGTTACACAGCCAAAAGGAATAGGGTCCACGGTCCAGCCAGCCACCAAAATCATCCCAACTAAAATTGTTTATGGTCAGCAAGGGAAAACGCAG GTTCTTATAAAGCCAAAGCCAGTGACGTTTCAAGCAACAGTTGTGAGCGAGCAAACTAGGCAGTTGGTAACTGAAACGTTACAGCAGGCATCAAGAGTGGCAGAGACAGGAAACTCTTCTCTCCCAGAAGTGAAAGAAGAACCACAAACCTACACTGATAGCAGCTCATCTTCGACAGAGTCCTCCCAGAGCTCCCAAG ATTCTCAGCCTGTAGTCCATGTGATTGCTTCACGAAGTCAGGATTGGTCAGAACATGAAATTGCTGTGGACACGAGCCCTACAATAATTTACCAGGATGTATCCGGTGAATCTCAGTCAGCTACTTCCACAATAAAAGCCCTGTTGGAGCTTCAGCAGACAACAG CAGTGAAGGAGAAGTTAGAATCAAAGCCAAGACAGCCTACCATTGACTTGAGCCAAATGGCTGTCCCAATCCAGATGACCCAAGAAAAGAGGCATTCTCCAGAAAGTCCTTCAATTGCTGTGGTAGAGTCAGAATTAGTTGCTGAATATATCACAACTG ACTCAGGAAGACAACACTGTATTGGTTCACATTCGGAAGAATATCTACACAACCATATAG TCAGTCAtcggtcacagccccaccagcagtCATCCCAGCCCCAGAGGACTCTGCTGCAGCATGTGGCTCAGTCGCAGACAGCAACGCAGACTTCCGTTGTGGTGAAATCCATCCCCGCATCTTCCACAGGCGCAATTACCCATATCATGCAGCAG GCCTTAAGCAGTCACAGTGCATTTACCAAACACAGTGAACAGCTTGGAactgaggaaggagaagtggaagAGATGGACACCTTAGATCCTCAGACTGGCCTGTTTTACAGATCTGCCCTGACACAATCGCAGGCACAGAAACAGCAAAAACTGAGTCAACCACAGCTGGAACAGACTCAACTGCAAGTGAAAACTCTGCAGTGTTTCCAGACTAAGCAGAAGCAGACAATCCACCTGCAGGCTGATCAAATCCAGCACAAACTCCCACAAATGCCCCAGCTTTCTATAAGGCATCAAAAGCTAACCCCCCTGCAGCAAGAGCAAGCACAGACCAAACCAGATGCACAGCACCCCCCTCACCACATGATGGCCAAAGAAAGGCAACTCCCTACCTTAGTGGCACAGCCACAGCAAACTGTAGTACAGGTGCTTGCAGTAAAAACCACGCAGCAGCTGCCCAAACTGCAACAGGCACCAACGGCACAAAAAATCTACGTGCAGCCCCAACCCCCCCAGAGTCAAATGCAGCTACCTGCCTCTTCAGAGAAACAGCCAGCAAGCCAG GTGCAGCATCCAATTAAAACGCACGGATCCACTGTTACAAAGATAACTTTTGAGGGGCATCAGCCTCCTTCTGTTTCAAAGGTAGCAGGTGGCAGTTCTGTGCCCAAACTGGCGTTGCCGGTTACAAGCCTATTTCCCACGCAGGCATCCGTGAAGACAGCAGTAGCAGACATTTTGAGAATGTCTATGATGGAAGCTCAGATTGATGCAAGCATAGAACGTATGATAGTGGATCCCCAAAGCAAGGCCAGGTCCACTAGTAAAGTCGCTAGCGAAGCAGAGTCGTCACCTTGTACTCAGGTGCCGAGGGTGACTGCAGTAGGGATGACGGCAACTTCCATCCCCCAGCAACAGAAATCTAAAGAATCCAGTTCAAGTCCTCCTGCTGTTGGTCCTACTTTAACAGAGAGGAAACTCGATGCACAAGGAATGCCTACAACAAACCAGTTTATACACATTCAGAATATATcacaaaagaaagctgaagagaGCTCATCAGAAATTGTTATCCAG actATCCCTCAATATTCCATCCCTTGTCACTCCAGCTCCAATGTGGTAGTGGAACCCAGCGGGCTCCTGGAGCTCAACAACTTTACCAGCCAGCGCCTCGACGATGAGGAGACAGCAATGGAACAAGAGGTGGACAGTAGCACTGAGGACGGCACTGAGCCCAGCCCCTCTCAGAGTTCTGCTGAACAATCCTAA
- the EMSY gene encoding BRCA2-interacting transcriptional repressor EMSY isoform X3, translated as MQEDPSQTGYKLEAYAGVISALRAQGDLTKEKKDLLGELSKVLSISTERHRAEVRRAVNDERLTTIAHNMSGPNSSSEWSIEGRRLVPLMPRLVPQTAFTVTANAVANAAVQHNASLPVPAETGNKEVVVCYSYTSTTSTPTSTPVPSGSVATVKSPRPASPASNVVVLPSGSTVYVKSVSCSDDDEKPRKRRRTNSSSSSPVLLKEVPKAVTPVTKTITVPVSGSPKMSNIMQSIANSLPPHMSPVKITFTKPSTQTTNTTTQKVIIVTTSPSSTFVPNILSKSHNYAAVTKLVPTSVIASTTQKQPVVITASQSSLVSSSSSSSCSAPSCTANTIAVTAVVSSTPSVVMSTVAQGVSTSAIKVASTRLPSPKGLVGNPTQILAQFPKQHQQSPKQQLHQIQQAQQQQQQQQQQQQQQQLAQSSVAQQQPQQSQLPPGIKPTIQIKQESGVKIITQQVQPSKILPKPVTATLPSSSNSPIMVVSSNGTIMTTKLVTTPTGTQATYTRPTVSPSLGARMAGTPGAATYVKTTSGSIITVVPKSLATLGGKIISSNIVSGTTTKITTIPMTSKPNVIVVQKTTGKGTTIQGLPGKNVVTTLLNAGGEKTIQAVPAGAKPAIITATRPITKMIVTQPKGIGSTVQPATKIIPTKIVYGQQGKTQVLIKPKPVTFQATVVSEQTRQLVTETLQQASRVAETGNSSLPEVKEEPQTYTDSSSSSTESSQSSQDSQPVVHVIASRSQDWSEHEIAVDTSPTIIYQDVSGESQSATSTIKALLELQQTTAVKEKLESKPRQPTIDLSQMAVPIQMTQEKRHSPESPSIAVVESELVAEYITTDSGRQHCIGSHSEEYLHNHIVSHRSQPHQQSSQPQRTLLQHVAQSQTATQTSVVVKSIPASSTGAITHIMQQALSSHSAFTKHSEQLGTEEGEVEEMDTLDPQTGLFYRSALTQSQAQKQQKLSQPQLEQTQLQVKTLQCFQTKQKQTIHLQADQIQHKLPQMPQLSIRHQKLTPLQQEQAQTKPDAQHPPHHMMAKERQLPTLVAQPQQTVVQVLAVKTTQQLPKLQQAPTAQKIYVQPQPPQSQMQLPASSEKQPASQVQHPIKTHGSTVTKITFEGHQPPSVSKVAGGSSVPKLALPVTSLFPTQASVKTAVADILRMSMMEAQIDASIERMIVDPQSKARSTSKVASEAESSPCTQVPRVTAVGMTATSIPQQQKSKESSSSPPAVGPTLTERKLDAQGMPTTNQFIHIQNISQKKAEESSSEIVIQTIPQYSIPCHSSSNVVVEPSGLLELNNFTSQRLDDEETAMEQEVDSSTEDGTEPSPSQSSAEQS; from the exons TATTTCAACAGAGCGACATCGTGCTGAAGTTCGGAGAGCAGTAAATGATGAACGACTAACGACTATTGCACACAA TATGTCTGGACCAAATAGCTCTTCAGAATGGTCTATAGAAGGTCGTCGACTGGTGCCACTGATGCCACGGCTCGTTCCGCAAACAGCTTTTACTGTTACAGCTAATGCCGTTGCCAATGCAGCTGTTCAGCACAATGCATCTCTTCCAGTTCCTGCAGAAACCGGAAACAAAGAAG tggTGGTTTGCTATTCCTACACAAGTACCACTTCAACCCCAACATCTACCCCTGTTCCAAGTGGCAGTGTAGCAACAGTGAAGTCCCCCAGACCTGCCAGTCCAGCCTCCAATGTAGTCGTCTTGCCAAGTGGAAGTACTGTTTACGTCAAAA GTGTCAGCTGCTCAGATGATGATGAAAAGCCTCGCAAAAGACGGCGAACTAATTCTTCTAGTTCCTCCCCTGTTCTCCTGAAGGAAGTCCCGAAAGCAGTGACTCCTGTCACTAAAACTATCACAGTGCCTGTAAGTGGCAGCCCGAAGATGAGTAATATAATGCAGAGCATTGCCAACTCCTTACCACCACACATGTCGCCTGTGAAAATAACCTTCACTAAGCCCTCAACACAGACAACAAACACGACAACACAGAAG gtgATAATAGTAACCACCTCTCCAAGCTCAACTTTTGTACCCAACATCCTTTCAAAGTCCCACAACTATGCAGCAGTTACGAAACTTGTCCCAACGTCAGTCATTGCCTCAACTACTCAAAAGCAACCAGTGGTTATAACTGCATCTCAGTCCTCTCTGGtcagtagcagcagcagtagtagCTGTTCCGCTCCTTCCTGTACAGCAAATACTATTGCGGTGACTGCTGTGGTATCATCAACACCGTCAGTAGTGATGTCAACAGTAGCACAAG GTGTGTCTACATCAGCGATTAAAGTTGCCTCTACCAGACTACCTTCCCCAAAAGGTTTAGTTGGGAACCCAACTCAGATTTTAGCACAGTTTCCCAAACAGCATCAACAGTCCCCAAAACAGCAACTGCACCAAATACAGCAGgcccaacaacaacagcagcagcagcagcagcagcaacaacagcagcagctggcgCAGTCTTCTGTAGCTCAACAGCAGCCACAGCAATCTCAGTTGCCGCCTGGCATCAAGCCCACCATTCAGATCAAACAGGAATCAG GTGTTAAAATAATCACTCAACAGGTGCAACCCAGTAAAATCCTTCCCAAACCAGTTACAGCGACCTTGCCCAGCAGTAGCAATTCACCTATTATGGTGGTTAGCAGTAATGGGACTATCATGACAACTAAACTGGTCACTACTCCCACTG GAACTCAAGCAACGTATACACGGCCAACAGTTAGCCCCTCTCTAGGGGCTCGGATGGCTGGAACTCCAGGGGCCGCTACTTATGTGAAAACTACGAGTGGTAGCATCATTACGGTAGTACCGAAATCACTGGCTACGCTGGGAGGCAAGATTATCAGCAGTAATATTGTTTCAG GAACTACAACCAAAATCACTACAATTCCAATGACATCCAAGCCTAATGTGATTGTTGTGCAAAAGACTACTGGAAAAGGAACTACAATTCAAGGGCTTCCAGGCAAAAATGTTGTCACAACGTTGTTAAATGCTGGG GGGGAGAAAACTATTCAGGCAGTGCCAGCAGGAGCAAAACCTGCTATCATCACTGCCACAAGACCCATCACAAAAATGATTGTTACACAGCCAAAAGGAATAGGGTCCACGGTCCAGCCAGCCACCAAAATCATCCCAACTAAAATTGTTTATGGTCAGCAAGGGAAAACGCAG GTTCTTATAAAGCCAAAGCCAGTGACGTTTCAAGCAACAGTTGTGAGCGAGCAAACTAGGCAGTTGGTAACTGAAACGTTACAGCAGGCATCAAGAGTGGCAGAGACAGGAAACTCTTCTCTCCCAGAAGTGAAAGAAGAACCACAAACCTACACTGATAGCAGCTCATCTTCGACAGAGTCCTCCCAGAGCTCCCAAG ATTCTCAGCCTGTAGTCCATGTGATTGCTTCACGAAGTCAGGATTGGTCAGAACATGAAATTGCTGTGGACACGAGCCCTACAATAATTTACCAGGATGTATCCGGTGAATCTCAGTCAGCTACTTCCACAATAAAAGCCCTGTTGGAGCTTCAGCAGACAACAG CAGTGAAGGAGAAGTTAGAATCAAAGCCAAGACAGCCTACCATTGACTTGAGCCAAATGGCTGTCCCAATCCAGATGACCCAAGAAAAGAGGCATTCTCCAGAAAGTCCTTCAATTGCTGTGGTAGAGTCAGAATTAGTTGCTGAATATATCACAACTG ACTCAGGAAGACAACACTGTATTGGTTCACATTCGGAAGAATATCTACACAACCATATAG TCAGTCAtcggtcacagccccaccagcagtCATCCCAGCCCCAGAGGACTCTGCTGCAGCATGTGGCTCAGTCGCAGACAGCAACGCAGACTTCCGTTGTGGTGAAATCCATCCCCGCATCTTCCACAGGCGCAATTACCCATATCATGCAGCAG GCCTTAAGCAGTCACAGTGCATTTACCAAACACAGTGAACAGCTTGGAactgaggaaggagaagtggaagAGATGGACACCTTAGATCCTCAGACTGGCCTGTTTTACAGATCTGCCCTGACACAATCGCAGGCACAGAAACAGCAAAAACTGAGTCAACCACAGCTGGAACAGACTCAACTGCAAGTGAAAACTCTGCAGTGTTTCCAGACTAAGCAGAAGCAGACAATCCACCTGCAGGCTGATCAAATCCAGCACAAACTCCCACAAATGCCCCAGCTTTCTATAAGGCATCAAAAGCTAACCCCCCTGCAGCAAGAGCAAGCACAGACCAAACCAGATGCACAGCACCCCCCTCACCACATGATGGCCAAAGAAAGGCAACTCCCTACCTTAGTGGCACAGCCACAGCAAACTGTAGTACAGGTGCTTGCAGTAAAAACCACGCAGCAGCTGCCCAAACTGCAACAGGCACCAACGGCACAAAAAATCTACGTGCAGCCCCAACCCCCCCAGAGTCAAATGCAGCTACCTGCCTCTTCAGAGAAACAGCCAGCAAGCCAG GTGCAGCATCCAATTAAAACGCACGGATCCACTGTTACAAAGATAACTTTTGAGGGGCATCAGCCTCCTTCTGTTTCAAAGGTAGCAGGTGGCAGTTCTGTGCCCAAACTGGCGTTGCCGGTTACAAGCCTATTTCCCACGCAGGCATCCGTGAAGACAGCAGTAGCAGACATTTTGAGAATGTCTATGATGGAAGCTCAGATTGATGCAAGCATAGAACGTATGATAGTGGATCCCCAAAGCAAGGCCAGGTCCACTAGTAAAGTCGCTAGCGAAGCAGAGTCGTCACCTTGTACTCAGGTGCCGAGGGTGACTGCAGTAGGGATGACGGCAACTTCCATCCCCCAGCAACAGAAATCTAAAGAATCCAGTTCAAGTCCTCCTGCTGTTGGTCCTACTTTAACAGAGAGGAAACTCGATGCACAAGGAATGCCTACAACAAACCAGTTTATACACATTCAGAATATATcacaaaagaaagctgaagagaGCTCATCAGAAATTGTTATCCAG actATCCCTCAATATTCCATCCCTTGTCACTCCAGCTCCAATGTGGTAGTGGAACCCAGCGGGCTCCTGGAGCTCAACAACTTTACCAGCCAGCGCCTCGACGATGAGGAGACAGCAATGGAACAAGAGGTGGACAGTAGCACTGAGGACGGCACTGAGCCCAGCCCCTCTCAGAGTTCTGCTGAACAATCCTAA